Proteins co-encoded in one Halorussus lipolyticus genomic window:
- the gatB gene encoding Asp-tRNA(Asn)/Glu-tRNA(Gln) amidotransferase subunit GatB — protein MTAQAVQQSDLAVVIGLEVHVQLETDTKIFCGCSTDVADAEPNTHTCPVCLGLPGALPVLNEGAVESAVKVGKAIDADIPEETTFHRKNYFYPDLPKGFQITQYDAPVCQDGELAVEVEGERRTVGIQRAHLEEDPGSLQHAGGSIDTAEYTLVNYNRAGVPLMEIVTEPDFRGSEEVRAFLAKLEEVLEYLGVFDSQRDGSLRIDANLSVVDADEIGDDGEISDEALESANRTEVKNISSHKGAEKALSYEAQRQKNAVKRGREVEQETRHWDESRGITVSMRSKEEEKDYRYFREADLPPLQVSDWKQKLDIPELPDARRERFRDEYDLSEEAASKLTSTKQVADFYEDVASEYAPDLAATWVADNLLGELNYRDMEITDVEGRLGEFKHLVELVAEDEITTKNAEEVVLREMLDEGDDPETVIDREGLGKADEGEVEGAVTEAIEENPDAVEDYHTGEGGALNFLVGQVMQKTGGSADPGSVNQMLRERLDE, from the coding sequence ATGACTGCACAGGCTGTCCAGCAATCGGACCTCGCCGTCGTCATCGGTCTGGAGGTCCACGTGCAACTCGAGACGGACACGAAAATCTTCTGCGGGTGTTCGACCGACGTGGCCGACGCCGAGCCAAACACCCACACCTGCCCGGTGTGTCTCGGCCTGCCCGGCGCGCTCCCGGTGCTGAACGAGGGCGCGGTCGAATCCGCGGTCAAGGTCGGCAAGGCCATCGACGCCGACATCCCCGAGGAGACGACCTTCCACCGGAAGAACTACTTCTACCCCGACCTGCCCAAGGGGTTCCAGATTACCCAGTACGACGCTCCTGTCTGTCAGGACGGCGAACTGGCGGTCGAAGTCGAGGGCGAGCGCCGGACCGTCGGCATCCAGCGCGCCCACCTCGAAGAGGACCCCGGAAGCCTCCAGCACGCCGGCGGGAGCATCGACACCGCCGAGTACACGCTGGTCAACTACAACCGAGCGGGCGTCCCGCTGATGGAAATCGTGACCGAACCCGACTTCCGTGGCTCCGAGGAGGTCCGGGCCTTCCTCGCCAAACTCGAAGAAGTGCTGGAATACCTCGGCGTGTTCGATAGCCAGCGCGACGGGAGCCTCCGCATCGACGCCAACCTCAGCGTCGTGGACGCCGACGAAATCGGCGACGACGGCGAGATTAGCGACGAGGCCCTCGAATCGGCCAACCGGACCGAGGTCAAGAACATCTCTAGCCACAAGGGTGCGGAGAAAGCCCTGTCCTACGAGGCCCAACGCCAGAAGAACGCGGTCAAGCGCGGCCGAGAAGTCGAACAGGAGACCCGCCACTGGGACGAGTCCCGTGGCATCACCGTCTCGATGCGGTCGAAGGAAGAGGAGAAAGACTACCGCTACTTCCGGGAGGCCGACCTGCCGCCGCTCCAAGTCAGCGACTGGAAGCAGAAACTCGACATCCCCGAGCTACCGGACGCCCGGCGCGAGCGGTTCCGCGACGAGTACGACCTGAGCGAGGAGGCCGCCAGCAAACTCACCTCCACCAAGCAGGTCGCGGACTTCTACGAGGACGTGGCCAGCGAGTACGCCCCCGACCTCGCCGCGACGTGGGTCGCCGACAACCTGCTGGGCGAACTCAACTACCGCGACATGGAGATTACCGACGTTGAGGGTCGCCTCGGCGAGTTCAAGCACCTCGTCGAACTCGTCGCCGAAGACGAGATTACCACGAAGAACGCCGAGGAGGTCGTCCTCCGCGAGATGCTGGACGAGGGCGACGACCCCGAGACGGTCATCGACCGCGAGGGGCTGGGCAAGGCCGACGAGGGCGAAGTCGAGGGTGCCGTCACCGAGGCCATCGAGGAGAACCCCGACGCCGTGGAAGACTACCACACCGGCGAAGGCGGCGCGCTCAACTTCCTCGTCGGGCAGGT
- a CDS encoding sensor histidine kinase, translating to MKVRTKFAVLMVVVTLVLSGVVYGQLELAKDRSISGMQENVDQTAAQTAEQIDAQIRQEKNYVGFYASRPAASDFNRSGEFLDRLLTNPHLFAAQVVAANGTVVDFRGDISPEVRDETIGKDLSTRTYVSKTAETGEIHVTDPERVAGTDQHIVVVSAPIFEDGEITGVLAAALPVNEFTFLTMVKPLETGVRTVSVRADGKVLHESQAAFDESVSSSATVSSTGWTVRVSRDRSTLNARLREVAVMQAASLALVLSLVIALAVWEYNANIRQAEKLLDGFSALRDGDYDESPELASGEEWHQIREGFEDLADALAERETELREREQRLQVFNRVLRHNVRNGMTVVVNYAEFVADEADDQQVRQAAEKIATRGWDLVDLSEKARRVGSAMEGEESGPVETDVSSVAEDAAEAVRDDYPDADISVEADDQPSALAVPALDAAVENLCENAVEHNDDPSVSVSVEEVADATGADADADDPQWVRVSVTDDGSGIPEHERAVLTEGEETDLEHGSGLGLWLVHWVVERSGGRLTFAENDPQGSVVNIDLQPAEN from the coding sequence GTGAAGGTCCGGACGAAGTTCGCGGTGCTGATGGTGGTCGTCACGCTGGTCCTCAGCGGCGTGGTCTACGGCCAACTCGAACTGGCAAAAGACCGGTCCATCTCGGGGATGCAGGAGAACGTGGACCAGACGGCGGCCCAGACTGCCGAGCAAATCGACGCCCAGATTCGCCAAGAGAAGAACTACGTCGGGTTCTACGCCTCGCGCCCGGCGGCGAGCGACTTCAACCGGTCCGGCGAGTTCTTGGACAGGCTTCTGACGAACCCGCACCTGTTCGCCGCGCAGGTGGTCGCGGCCAACGGCACCGTGGTCGATTTCCGGGGCGACATCTCGCCCGAGGTCCGCGACGAGACCATCGGCAAGGACCTCAGCACCCGGACCTACGTGAGCAAGACCGCCGAAACCGGCGAAATCCACGTCACCGACCCCGAGCGCGTTGCGGGGACCGACCAGCACATCGTCGTCGTCAGCGCGCCGATTTTCGAGGACGGCGAGATAACCGGCGTCCTCGCGGCGGCGCTCCCGGTCAACGAGTTCACCTTCCTCACCATGGTCAAGCCGCTGGAGACCGGGGTTCGGACCGTCTCGGTCCGGGCCGACGGCAAGGTTCTCCACGAGTCGCAGGCCGCCTTCGACGAGAGCGTTTCGAGCAGTGCGACTGTCTCCTCGACCGGGTGGACGGTCAGGGTGAGTCGGGACCGCTCGACCCTGAACGCCCGATTGCGAGAGGTCGCCGTCATGCAGGCGGCGAGTCTGGCGCTGGTGTTGTCGCTGGTCATCGCGCTGGCGGTCTGGGAGTACAACGCCAACATCCGGCAGGCAGAGAAACTGCTCGACGGGTTCAGCGCGCTCCGGGACGGCGACTACGACGAGTCGCCCGAACTCGCCTCGGGCGAGGAGTGGCACCAGATTCGGGAGGGGTTCGAGGACCTCGCCGACGCGCTGGCCGAGCGCGAGACGGAACTCCGGGAGCGCGAACAGCGTCTACAGGTGTTCAACCGCGTCCTGCGCCACAACGTGCGAAACGGCATGACCGTCGTGGTCAACTACGCCGAGTTCGTCGCCGACGAGGCCGACGACCAACAGGTCCGGCAGGCCGCCGAGAAAATCGCCACCCGAGGCTGGGACCTCGTGGACTTAAGCGAGAAGGCCCGCAGGGTCGGGTCGGCGATGGAGGGCGAGGAGTCCGGGCCGGTCGAGACCGACGTCTCCTCGGTCGCCGAAGATGCCGCTGAGGCGGTCCGCGACGACTACCCCGACGCCGACATCTCGGTCGAGGCCGACGACCAACCCTCTGCGCTGGCGGTTCCCGCCCTCGACGCCGCGGTCGAGAACCTCTGTGAGAACGCGGTCGAACACAATGACGACCCCTCGGTGTCGGTCTCTGTCGAGGAGGTCGCGGACGCAACCGGCGCTGACGCCGATGCTGACGACCCGCAGTGGGTCCGCGTCTCGGTCACAGACGACGGGTCGGGCATCCCGGAACACGAGCGGGCCGTCTTGACCGAGGGCGAGGAGACCGACCTCGAACACGGGAGCGGTCTGGGCCTGTGGCTAGTCCACTGGGTCGTGGAACGCTCCGGCGGTCGGCTTACCTTCGCCGAGAACGACCCGCAGGGGTCGGTCGTCAATATCGACTTACAGCCGGCAGAAAACTGA